The genomic region ACACGTTGGTCTTCATCACCCGGTCGAACTGCTCGGTGGTGATCGCCGCGATGCCGTCCTGACCCATCTGGTAGGCGGCGTTGTTGACCAGGATGTCGAGTCCGCCGAGCTCGGCGACGCACTGGTCGACCAGGGCCTGGCAGTGCTGCTCGTCCCGGATGTCGCCCGGCGCCGCGACCGCCCGGCGGCCGGACTGCTCGACCAGCCGGCAGGTCTCGCGGGCGTCGGTCTCCTCGTCCTCGAGGTAGGAGATCAGCACGTCGGCGCCCTCGCGCGCGAACGCGATCGCGACCGCCCGGCCGATGCCGGAGTCGCCACCGGTGATCAGCGCGCGCTTGCCTTCCAGCTTGCCGCTGCCCCGGTAGCTCTGCTCCCCGTGGTCCGGCTGGAGGTCCATGTCGGCGCTCCGGCCAGGATGCTCCAGCTGCTCCGGCCCCTGGTCGTCCGGCTGCGGGTAACCCTCTGTCGGGTCGCTCATCGATGGTCCTTTCGTAGCGTCGGTGCTGTCGGCGGCGGCGGTTCGTTGCCGCCCTGTTCGCGGTACCCCGACGACGACTGTGCAAAAGCGACCCGGGCGCGGCTGCCGCCGTCCAGGGGACACTGGTGGAGTCGAGCAGCGGCGGAAGGAGCGGGTGTGAAACCTGTCTGGGACGTCGTGATCGTCGGCGCGGGCCCGGCCGGAGTGGCCGCCGGCCTGGGGGTCCGGGCCGCCGCCCCCGAGCTGACCGTCGTGATGCTGGACCGGTCCGACTTCCCGCGGGACAAGACCTGCGGCGACGGGATCGCTCCGCACGTGCTCGACCTGCTCGGCGAGGTGGGCGTCACCGGCCTGCTCGACGACTGGACGCCGGTCCGGCGGCTCGCGCTGGAACGCGGTCCGCACGTCGTCGACCGCGCGATGACCCGGCCGAACTGGGTCGTGCCGCGTGAGGTGTTCGACCACCGGCTGGTGCTCGCGGCGCAGGCCGCCGGCGTACAGCTCGTCCGGCACCGGGTCCGCGGACTGAGCGTGTACCGCGACGTGGTCCGGATCGACGACCAGCTCGCGGCGAAGATCGTGATCGGCGCGGACGGCGCGGCTTCCGTCGTACGCCGGGCTGGTGGTGGCGGCCGGGGTCCGGTGGCGCTGGCTCTCCGGGGCTACGCGCCGACTCCGCCGGAGCGGGCCGGCCGGCAGGCGATCGTGTACGGGCCCGGCACGCAGCCGTCGTACGCCTGGTCGTTCGACCGGGGCGACGGGCTGTGCAACGTCGGGTACGGCGAAGCGCTGACCGCGCGGCGGCCGCATCCCACCCGGGCCGAGCTGCTGGGCAAATTGGAGCATTTGTTGCCTGGAGCCACGGCCGGCGGGGCGCAGTGGCGCGCGCACCACCTGCCGTTGTCGTCGTGGTCCTGGCGTCCCCCGGACGGCCGGGTGCTGCTGGCGGGCGATGCGGCCGGGCTGATCAACCCGATGACGGGGGAGGGCATCTACTACGCGGTCGCGACCGGTCTGCTGGCCGGTCGCGCTGCCGCGGGGGCGATCCGCACCGGCGACGAAGGCGGCGCGGGCACGGCGTACCGGGCCTCGACCCGGGTGGCGCTCGGCCGGCACCTGTGGCACACCGCGCTGGCCGCCCGGTTGAGCGGGTCGCCGCTGGTGCTCGATCGCGGAATCCGCGCGGCCGCGGCCGACCAGCGGATCTTCGACGACCTGGTCGAGCTGGGCCTCGCGGACGGCACGATCACCGGTCGGGTGCTGCGCTCGCTGGTCCGGCGCTGACAACGCCGGGCGTGCCGTTCCGCGCGTTCGCCGAGGTGTTTTTTCCACCGCGGTGCGGGGTACCCAGCGGCAGGGACATTTCGCGTCCGCGCACCGTGCGCCAGGTCGGCAGACCGCCCGGCGCGGCCCTGTTCCGTCGGGACGACCCGCCAAGACCGGAAGGACCCAGGATGGCCGAGGACCGCGAGCAGATCTGGTCGGAGTTCCGCGAGGTGATCAACATGACGCCGAAGCAGTTGCGGGACTGGCTGGACACCGACGAGTCGCAGTCGGTCGGGCAGAAGTCCGGTGACGACGAGTCCGTCGGTCACCACAGCGGCCGGCGGATCGTCGAGCTGCTGGGGACCAAGAAGGCCGATCTCGGCGACGACGACTACGCCCACATGCGCAAGGTCGTCGGCTACGTGCACCGGCACCTGGCCCAGCGCCCGAGCGGCGACGTCACCGACACTCCGTGGCGGTACTCGCTGATGAACTGGGGCCACGACCCGAAGCGCTGACGACCCCGCCCGGCCCCGCCGCCCCGGGCAGCGGGGCCGGGCGGTCGTCTCAAGATGCGAGCGGTTTGTCGATCCGGTCACTGATGATTCGTTTCCTTCTACTGTGGGTGCCCAGGACGCCCCAGGGAAGGTCGGCATGTTCGAGGAACCGGATGACGGCGCCGAGCGCACCGGCTGGGCGCGCTTCGGCGAGGACTGGGCCGCGACCTTGGTCGGGCTCACGCTGATCGTGCTGGTGCTGACCGGAGTGCTGCTGCCTTGATCGATGCCTCCGACCGACGTCGAGTCAGCGCAGCGCCATGCGTTGGGCTTCGGTGAGCCGGTCCGGGGCCGCCGCGACCCCATAGGTGTCGGACGTCGGGCGGTCGAGTGCCAGCGGGTCGGTGAACGGCGCGAAGGCCTCGGCGTCGCGCAGCGCGTCGGTGACGCGCCCGAGCGGCCACTCCAACGCGGCCGCCAACTCAGCAGCGGTGAGTGGCCGCCGAGCGTGCAGCAGCGCGGCGAACACGGTCGCGGCGTCCTCGGCGGCAGCGGCTGACGGACCGCCGGACATGTCGTCGCTGAGTTGGGCGAAAAACCGCGCCATCTGTCGCAGCCTGGCGCCGGCCGGCGTCGCGGCATCGAACAGCTCGGTTCCCTCCGACGCCGTCCGGGCCATCTCGGCGGTGGTTCGGGCGCTGGTCGTCCAGGCACGCAGCCAGACGTCCTCGGCGATGACGTAGTGCTCCTGGCGCTGGCCCGGATCGCGCCCGCGCTCGACCATCTCCAGCTGCTCCAGGTACCCGATCGCTTTGGACACCGAGGCGTGACTGACCCGGAGCTGCCGGACGAGCTGCGCCGCGGTCAGACTGCGCGAGTCGGTGGTGTAGAGCCGAGCCAGCACCCGCGAGGCCATCCTCGGCAGGCCGGTCGCCGTCATCGCCGCGGCGAATCGCTCCGCGAACTCCCGCACGGCCTGCGGATCGCGACCGGCGACGTCCTCCTCGCCCAGCACCCAGCCGCTGGCCGCCGACGGCCGGCGACGCGCCCGGTACGCCGTCGCGTGGTGCGCGTGATCGGGCCGGTAGCTCCGCGGACCACCGTTGCGGGTGACCTCCCGGCTCACCGTGGAGGTCGGCCGGTCCAGCTGCCGCGCGATCTCGGCGTACCCGAGTCCGTCGGCCAGTCCGGCACCGATCAACCGGCGTTCCTCGTGGGTCAGGCGGCCGCCCGGCATCGTTCCTCCTGGATGCTTTACCGACAGCTCATTGCACCAATCGGCCGAAATCGTTGGCAAACAAGGACCTTCAGGCGCTCGCTTGATTGCCGACGAGCTGAACGCAACATAACTTCCCGGCCATGGGAACACAAGGTGCGCTCGACGTCCGCGGTCTGCGGATGAGGTACGGCGCGGTCGACGTACTGCACGACGTCAGCTTCCAGGCACGCTCCGGGGAGGTGCTCGCGCTGCTCGGTCCGAACGGCGCGGGCAAGACCACCACGATCGAGATTTTGGAGGGGTTCCGGGTGCGGTCGGCCGGTCAGGTCAGCGTGCTCGGGGTCGACCCGGCGCACGGCAATGAGGCCTGGCGGGCACGGCTGGGCGTCGTCCTGCAGTCGTGGCGGGACCACGGCAAGTGGCGGGTCCAGGAGCTGCTCGCCCACCTCGGCCGGTACTACGCGCCGTACTCCACGAGTGCGGTACGGCGCCCGTGGGACGCCGCCGAGCTGGTCGAGCTGGTCGGTCTGACCGATCACGCTCACCACAAGATCAGAACCCTGTCGGGTGGTCAGCGCCGCCGACTGGATGTTGCCATCGGCATCGTCGGCCGGCCGGATCTGCTGTTCCTCGACGAGCCGACCACCGGCTTCGATCCCGCCGCCCGGTACGCCTTCCACACGCTGGTGCGGCGGCTCGCGACCGACCTGCAGACCACGATCCTGCTCACCACCCACGACCTCGACGAGGCGAGCAAGCTGGCCGACCGCATCCTCGTACTGTCCGCCGGCCGGGTCGTCGCCAGCGGCACGACGACCGAACTGACCCGGCAGATCGCAGCCCAGGACGAGGTCAGGTGGCGGCTGGACGGCCGGCAGTACGTCGAGGTGACGGCCGAGTCCACCACCTTCGTGCGCGAGTTGTTCGCCCGGCACGGTGAGGCGGTACAGGAGCTGGAGGTCCGGCGGGCTCGGCTCGAGGACGCCTACCTGGCGTTGGTGGCGGCGGACGTGGCGGCGCAGAACGAGGCCGACCTGGAGGTGACGCGGTGAACGGCGTCCGGGTGGGGTGGGCGCGCGGCCTGATCGAGCTGCGGCAGTCGTTCACCAACGGAGCCGATCTCCTCGGCCACTTCCTGTGGCCGGGGCTGATGCTGGTGGCGTTGTTCTTCCTGCGGGACCGGGAGTTCGCCGGCACCGGGTTCGCCCTCGGCACGCTCGCTCTGCCGAGCATTCTCGGGATGAACGCGGCGATGGGCATGGTCAGCATGAGTCAGCACCTCACCGCGGACCGGGAGGACGGCACCCTGCTGCGGGCGAAGGCGACGCCCGACGGGATGCGGGGGTACCTGGTCGGCAAGGTGGTCTCGGTCGCGGGCGGCCTGATCGCGGATCTGGCGATCCTGCTGATTCCCGGCCTGCTGCTCGTCGACGGGCTCGACCTCGCCCCGGCCTCCTGGCTCACGGTGCTGTGGGTCCTGGTGCTCGGTCTGGTCGCGACGCTGCCGCTGGGTGCGATTCTCGGTTCGGTCTTTCCCAGCGCCCGGGCCCAGGGACTGGTACAGCTGCCCGTGCTGGGGCTGATCGCGATCTCGGGCATCTTCTACCCGGTCACCGCGCTGCCGGACTGGGTGCAGTGGATCGCTCAGCTGTCGCCGATCTACTGGCTCGGGCTCGGCACCCGATCCGCTTTGTTGCCTGACGCAATGGTCGCGGTCGAGATCGGCGCGGCGTGGCGGCAGGCCGAGACCGTGGCTGTGCTGGGTGTCTGGGCGGTGCTGGGATTGCTGATCGCCCCGCTCGTCCTGCGCAGGATGGCGCGGCGGGAATCGGGTTCCTCCGTCGCGACCCGTCGCGACCGGGCGTTGCAGCGGGTCGGCTGACGCAGCCTAGACGGGCTCGCCGTTCACGAGTCGGGGCTGGGCGGACGGGCCGGTGCGGAAGGCGACCTCGCGCGGGGTGGGCTCGTGGCCGGCCGCGCACTGCAGCTTCACGGTCACCTGCTCGTCGCAGCCCCGGTGGTGCACGACCAGGGGCGGCCCGTCGTCGAGCGGCAGGTGCTCGTCGCCCCACTGCACCAGGGCGACCAGTACCGGGTACAGGTCGAGACCGGCCTGAGTGAGCCGGTACTCGTAGCGCTCCCGCTGGCCGGGCAACCGGTAGGGGACACGGCGCAGCAGACCCCGCTCGATCAGCCGGGCGAGCCGGTCGGTGAGCACCTGACGGGGGATCTCCGTCCGGGTCCGGATGTCCTCGAACCGGCGGAGGCCGACGAAGACCTCGCGCAGGACGTGAAAGGTCCACTTGTCGCCGAGGATCTCCATCGTCCGGCTGATCGTGCAGTTCGCCGTCGACCAGCGCAGTGCTTCCGGCATCGTCTCCTGCTCGCTCATGCTGCGAGGATAAGTCCACTTGACAGACTCAGCCAACCCGGCCACGCTGACTCTGTGAACCAGACTCAGGTGGCACCGGTGGTCGAGCACCCGCGGACGGGCGACGGATTCGTCGTTCGGCCGGCCGGTCCGGGGGACCGCGGGGCGCTCACCGAGATGCTCACCGGGCTGTCCGACCTGAGCCTGTACTTCCGGTTCCAGACCGCCGTCGGCCGGCCGCCGCGGCCCTCGCTGATCGATCCGCTGGTCGAGCCGACGGGCGGGTGCTGGGTCGCCGAGCACGAGCACCGCCTCGTCGCGCACGCGATGTGGGCCTGGGCGCACGGTGTCACCGGCGCGCCCACCGCCGAGCTGGCCATCGTCGTCGCGGACCCGTGCCAGGGACGCGGGCTCGGTCTGCGGATGGTCGCCCTGGCCGCGACGCACGCCGTCGCGGCCGGCGCCGCGCAGTTCCTGGTCGTCGTGAGTGCCGCCAACGATCGCACGCTGCGCCTGGTCCGCCGCCACTGGCCGACTGCGCAGGCCGAGCGTGACGGCGCGCTCATCAACTTCCTGCTTCCCGCCACCCACGCCACCTGGCTCGCGTGACAA from Kribbella flavida DSM 17836 harbors:
- a CDS encoding SDR family oxidoreductase, whose amino-acid sequence is MSDPTEGYPQPDDQGPEQLEHPGRSADMDLQPDHGEQSYRGSGKLEGKRALITGGDSGIGRAVAIAFAREGADVLISYLEDEETDARETCRLVEQSGRRAVAAPGDIRDEQHCQALVDQCVAELGGLDILVNNAAYQMGQDGIAAITTEQFDRVMKTNVYAMFWLCKAALPHLSAGSTIINTTSIQAYEPSPALLDYATTKAAILNFTKGLAQELAPKGIRVNAVAPGPIWTPLIPATLPADKVDQFGADTPLGRAGQPAELAPAFVFLASDDSSYITGERIGITGGKPLP
- a CDS encoding NAD(P)/FAD-dependent oxidoreductase, with translation MKPVWDVVIVGAGPAGVAAGLGVRAAAPELTVVMLDRSDFPRDKTCGDGIAPHVLDLLGEVGVTGLLDDWTPVRRLALERGPHVVDRAMTRPNWVVPREVFDHRLVLAAQAAGVQLVRHRVRGLSVYRDVVRIDDQLAAKIVIGADGAASVVRRAGGGGRGPVALALRGYAPTPPERAGRQAIVYGPGTQPSYAWSFDRGDGLCNVGYGEALTARRPHPTRAELLGKLEHLLPGATAGGAQWRAHHLPLSSWSWRPPDGRVLLAGDAAGLINPMTGEGIYYAVATGLLAGRAAAGAIRTGDEGGAGTAYRASTRVALGRHLWHTALAARLSGSPLVLDRGIRAAAADQRIFDDLVELGLADGTITGRVLRSLVRR
- a CDS encoding DUF3140 domain-containing protein, with protein sequence MAEDREQIWSEFREVINMTPKQLRDWLDTDESQSVGQKSGDDESVGHHSGRRIVELLGTKKADLGDDDYAHMRKVVGYVHRHLAQRPSGDVTDTPWRYSLMNWGHDPKR
- a CDS encoding GbsR/MarR family transcriptional regulator produces the protein MPGGRLTHEERRLIGAGLADGLGYAEIARQLDRPTSTVSREVTRNGGPRSYRPDHAHHATAYRARRRPSAASGWVLGEEDVAGRDPQAVREFAERFAAAMTATGLPRMASRVLARLYTTDSRSLTAAQLVRQLRVSHASVSKAIGYLEQLEMVERGRDPGQRQEHYVIAEDVWLRAWTTSARTTAEMARTASEGTELFDAATPAGARLRQMARFFAQLSDDMSGGPSAAAAEDAATVFAALLHARRPLTAAELAAALEWPLGRVTDALRDAEAFAPFTDPLALDRPTSDTYGVAAAPDRLTEAQRMALR
- a CDS encoding ABC transporter ATP-binding protein produces the protein MGTQGALDVRGLRMRYGAVDVLHDVSFQARSGEVLALLGPNGAGKTTTIEILEGFRVRSAGQVSVLGVDPAHGNEAWRARLGVVLQSWRDHGKWRVQELLAHLGRYYAPYSTSAVRRPWDAAELVELVGLTDHAHHKIRTLSGGQRRRLDVAIGIVGRPDLLFLDEPTTGFDPAARYAFHTLVRRLATDLQTTILLTTHDLDEASKLADRILVLSAGRVVASGTTTELTRQIAAQDEVRWRLDGRQYVEVTAESTTFVRELFARHGEAVQELEVRRARLEDAYLALVAADVAAQNEADLEVTR
- a CDS encoding ABC transporter permease, with translation MNGVRVGWARGLIELRQSFTNGADLLGHFLWPGLMLVALFFLRDREFAGTGFALGTLALPSILGMNAAMGMVSMSQHLTADREDGTLLRAKATPDGMRGYLVGKVVSVAGGLIADLAILLIPGLLLVDGLDLAPASWLTVLWVLVLGLVATLPLGAILGSVFPSARAQGLVQLPVLGLIAISGIFYPVTALPDWVQWIAQLSPIYWLGLGTRSALLPDAMVAVEIGAAWRQAETVAVLGVWAVLGLLIAPLVLRRMARRESGSSVATRRDRALQRVG
- a CDS encoding winged helix-turn-helix transcriptional regulator; translation: MSEQETMPEALRWSTANCTISRTMEILGDKWTFHVLREVFVGLRRFEDIRTRTEIPRQVLTDRLARLIERGLLRRVPYRLPGQRERYEYRLTQAGLDLYPVLVALVQWGDEHLPLDDGPPLVVHHRGCDEQVTVKLQCAAGHEPTPREVAFRTGPSAQPRLVNGEPV
- a CDS encoding GNAT family N-acetyltransferase produces the protein MNQTQVAPVVEHPRTGDGFVVRPAGPGDRGALTEMLTGLSDLSLYFRFQTAVGRPPRPSLIDPLVEPTGGCWVAEHEHRLVAHAMWAWAHGVTGAPTAELAIVVADPCQGRGLGLRMVALAATHAVAAGAAQFLVVVSAANDRTLRLVRRHWPTAQAERDGALINFLLPATHATWLA